Below is a genomic region from Mustela lutreola isolate mMusLut2 chromosome 1, mMusLut2.pri, whole genome shotgun sequence.
ctctgcctacttgtgatctctctctctgtcaaataaatacataaagccttaaaataaaataaaataatctattaaaaattttctatgaAGCCTGCAATTTTTCTTATCAAGGGGGGGGGTTTAATCAACAGTACTTATTTAGTTCTAAACCTTCGATTGACCAGAGCTGCCTCAAGAGGCCcagattaaaaattttatatgttcTAATTGGTTTGAGGCAGTTATACCAGAGAATAGCTTTAATTGGGTCCCCAGTGAACCTCTTCTTGCAAATGCCTGTGGTATAGAATTACATTAAGAATGTAACCAAAAAAGATTCATTGGGCTGTCTTCTGAGAGGTACATGAAGCTGGAAAGTATTGCTTTCTCACATTAAGCCAGTTTCCTGAACTTGGAAATGTCCATCACCACACGGACATGTCTTGGCTGAAAAGGTGAAAGGTTTCCCTCACAGGAACCTTTGCCACATCGTCAAAGCCCCTCCTACTACCCCCACTGTGTACTGACAGGACACCTCAGTTGGGTCTGCTTCCCACCCTGGGGGCTGCTCATGTCTCCAGGAACCCCATCCCCACCAGCTGTCAGTTATCCTGTCCCACAAAGGCCTGAGACATGGGATCACACACAGGACATGAGGGATTTCACCAaaagctaaagagacatgagttCCCATCTCTTAAAGTTctatcccctctcccctctcttgaCTTTCGTATCCCTAAATTACTTTTTCTGCAGTAAGAATATCCCTGGGGCACCTCCCCTGCTGCTGAAGGCCTTGACTATGAAGCCAACCACCAGTACACCTCATGGGCTTCCAGAACCCGAGGATAAAAAGGTCTTCTCTGAAGCTTGAAAAAACCTAAAAAGGTTACTTCTCAATTAGGCATAGGAATAGACTCAAACGACCTAAGAGAATCCCACTCAACAAGAACCAAAAGAAGAGGGACTTTTTCCAGTATTCCCTCTGTTCTGGCACATCAATATTTCTCATAAAAAGCAACCattatgtggggcgcctgggtggctcagtggtttaagcctctgccttcggctcgggtcatgatcctggggttctgggatggagccccacatcgggctctctgctcgacagggagcctgcttccccctctctctctgcctgcctctctgcctgcttgtgatctctctgccaaataaataaataaataaaatcttaaaaaaaaaaaaaagcaaccatttTTATAAAGCATTAATGCGAGGAGATGGCAGTAATGAGGGAGGTGCCTTGGTGTTAGGGATTTGGATCTGACACTTGATGGCTCTGGTTGGTGACGATACCGGAATTAGCTTGTTACTCACCCAGGAGGCTGACACACCAGCCAGGTAGCTACATTGTAGTCACCGATAAAGTAACAATCCTGTCTTTTGGttatcagcttttaaaaaagtgaatcttTAGCATCAGTGAAAGGAATGTTGTTATTCTACTCCCTTAACAAGCTTTGAGAACAAAGCAAAGCAGTTATCAGTGAAAGAAAATTTGTTACTCAACATCTTTACGCCCTCGCTGACGATCTGTTCTGAAGGGAAAGGATCAAAGCTCTCGGGATAAATATCCTCACAGACTTTCTGACACCCATATAACCCCCCCCCATAAGCACAAAGTTTTCCTCACAGTTAAGTCTGTGCCTGAACCACTTATtccctgaaaatattttattcatcccGGCTTGATATTCTCCCAGGCCTCTAGCAACGATGAGGagacattctttattttttatttttctactttgctACGGTGAGTTATGGGATCGGGCAACTAGAAGATTAATATGGGGGCACTGCCTCATTTACCACCAAATGATCATATCATTTCCCCCATAACAAAAAAGGATGAGGCCTAATTATGGAATAACCCAAGGAGATTTCTCTCTACTTGTTGTCACAGGAAGCAATGCTTCTCTAATTCATTTTATAGGGGGATGCAAATGTAGAATTCTATGTTAATTCAAagttaaagtgaaaaataatgaattttcagCCAGGAAGCGAAGCTCCCAGAGATTTAACAGGCTCGTGTGGTATGTCTGCTACAGTGAGGATTAGAGCGTAAAACCTAAATTTTCTTTGCAATTGTGTATGTTTGGAAGTCAGCTTGTGATTCAGTGACCTTCTGAAATCTTGAAAGGTTGTCAGATaatagagcagagagagagagactgtctgCCTTGATGATCTCTAAAAGTCCTTCAGGGATCTCTGTGCCCCTGATGACTTACGACTGGGGCTAATGGCATGCTCCGGCATCATCTTGCTTTCCATGACCTCTAGAGAGTCCTTCAAGTTCTGTGTCTCCAATATTGAATTTTATAGGCTTTTAATGCCTTTTCAATTATATCATTAGCTATTTCCCTGCATAGCTATAGCTCTTTTAAGAGATCAGATGTAGAATGCTGATAAGAAATCGGTTTCTGTCCTTTATTAAACAATGAGATTTTATCATTGAGGGACTTCACATAGAGAGAACCAACATCAAGGGCTCTGACTCTAAGTCAAATTTCCTGCAATGTCTCTATGACAATGTGGTATGATCACTAGGGAGCCTCCCCTTACCTATCTAGAACTGTCCAAAAAGGACAGACCTGGTTTTGTAAAGAATCGGCACGGCCAAAATCAAACTCATCCGCTCCTCTCAACACAAAACTGCCTCAGCAGCAACTTTCACCAAGTCTCCCAGGCCAGAAATTTTGAGGTTTTTCTCTTGACTTCCTCTCACAGTTACCTTCAAAGACCTGTATGTTctacatcttaaaaaaacaaacaaacaacaaaaataactctCACCCATCCCTTGCCCTCCATTTAGGATGACTGCATGTCCCTGTTGTCCAGGGAAATCTTGATTGATGCCTGTCGTCCCGACAGAGGTATGAGCAGTACTCCCTGTGCTCACGGAGGCCTCTGGGATAGGCAACAGATGACGTGGTCCTTTCCGCGACTTCCCCTCGCCACAACCCACTTCAAGCCCTCCTCGATTCTTGCCTGGATGGGAGTTGTAGTGGACAGTAGCAGTTGCCCAGTTATCTTGTCTCTTGtctactgacttttaaaaaattttaactcagggggcacctgggtggctcagtaggttgagcctctgcctttcgctcaggtcatgatctcagggtcctgggatcgagcctggcatcaggctctctgctcagcagggagcctgcttccctctctctctctctgcctgctgctctgcctacttgtgatctctctgtgtcaaataaataaataaataaaatcttctattaaaaaaaatattgaactcTGTGCCCATTCTGTATCAGACCCAAGGTTGGCACCGGGTTGGGCTTCCCTGTAAGGCTGTGCACTGTGCACACAGGAAGTGAGTGAGGCTGAAACTCAGCTCTCCCTTCACTTGCCGCGCCGTGTATTTTGGTGTGGGCTTAGTTCTCCTCCCAGGAGGAAGAGGCAACTTCTTCTTGGCACAAAGTCACCATCTACTTGCCAAGTCTTGCACCCCCTGTGCTGTATCTGCccaagaaggggggggggggctttcttCTGGTTTATATAAAGACACTCCAAAGGCTAAAGGTAGCCCCTACTTTGTAGAAATGACACTCCTTCAAGTCTGTCCCTATTTGAATCCATTTGACGCTTCTGTACTGACCTTCCTATGCTGTAAACCTgatcctgcctctcccctgcatCCTTCAACAGCTCACTGACATCTATGAGCTCGGGTCCAGAGTCGTGGGCATGGTGTGCAGAAACCCTGATCATCTCGtatctgccttctctccagagTCATTTCTCCCCAAGGCTCCCCATGCACACCTCGCTTCAGCGGTGCTGGAGTTTTTCCCGTTGTTGGGATGTGCCAAAATCCTTCCCACTGGCCTCATCCTCTTCATGTGCCGTTTGCCTAGGCTGGGGACATCATTCACGCGCCATCCCAATGACAATCTACTTACTGGTGATGatgaaggagggggagggagaggaggagaaaatgaaatgatgaTAAAGATGATGAGTGTCTATCGTAACAAACTGTTAGATAGAACAACTTTTCCGGTGCCTGGAAATGGAACTAGGATCCACAACCCACAACTACAGATGCTTCTTGTCCCCAGATTCTTCAAAAGAGCCACCAGAATGTTTCCCAGTGCTAAATGGCCTACAACAATCAACCCCATCAGATACACTCACCCCTGCTCTATATAAGcaggttgtggggggtggggggcaatgaCAGCCTCGTGGAGGACACAGAAGGGTTTTCCTCCCCTTCCatgcctgccccttcccacccaaagaagccaagggggtggggggagccaatATACTTATGGTATTTGCAAAAATGGGAGACAGGTAGTCCATTTTCCAGTTAGATGTCTACTGGGGAGGCAGGGCACAGAGGGACACAGCAGAGCAGGCCACATGGCTCCCTCAGCCTCCCACAGGTGCCATAGAAGTTTGCTGGACTAGAAAGTCTTGgagatgccccccaccccagaaagaTGCTTGCTAGGTACATGGCCCATTTGCAAAGGGTTTGGGAGTGTGCTATGGGTTGGGGTGGAGGAATGTTGAGCTGGAATAGATAGAAACTAAGGAGCTGGGAAACAAATCTCTCATGTGCCATTGACCTTCATCCAAAGGTCACCAGGAACACACCTGTAGTCGAATACATCGGCTTTCGTACTCAATGTAGCAAGAGCCATTGGGCGGCAGAGTTCCCACAGTTAAGAGTGTTGGAAAGAACCGATTATAGGATTTGGACTTCGTTTGAGTAATTTTGGGGATGGTCTAAGGAGGCAGGAGTTCACTCTGGATGAAGCAATTCTATGATTATCTCAATCATTCTCATCCATAGGGAAGGCAGACTTGAGTAATAGAAATAATTGGTAAAgcagcagtctttttttttttttctttcaagtttttatttaggtCAAGTAGTAGTCTTGCTTAGCGAGGGAGGGGCGGCTTAGTACTTTGTGACCGGCACCTTGTCTGGAGTAGGGAGAAGAGCTTGCCCTTATAGCCCTCGAGGAAACCAACCCGCCCAGCACCTTGATCTGGGGCTTCGAGACTCTGgagctgtaagaaaataaatttctggaagcgcctgggtggctcagtgggttaaacctctgccttcggctcaggtcatgatctcagggtcctgggatcgagccccacattgggctctctgctcagcggggagcctgcttcccccctctctctgcctgtttctctgtctacttgtgatctgtctgtcaaataaataaattaaatcttaaaaaaaaaaaagaaatttctgttgtttgtaccACCTTATCTCTAGTATTTGATTATGGCAGCCTGGCAAACTAATACGCATGTATAACAAGTAAAGAGATTGAGTTAGTAACAAAATACAGTCCGTGAAGAAAAGCCGGGACCCTGATGACTTCACTGGTGAAGTCTGCTAAACATCTGAGGAAAAATTAATACCAGCTCTTCAGAAtctcttcaaaaacaaacaaacaaacaaaaacagaagatgaGAGAATATTCCTAACTCACTCTGAGGCCACTAtcaccctgacaccaaaaccaaaaacaaagcaagCTGTGGTCCAATATTGCCAATGAATGCAGATGCCTAAACCCTGCAACAGCATATTAGCAGACCAAAcccagaaacacataaaaaagggcgataaccatgactaagtgggattttATCCCAAGCAGGCAAGTTTGATTTAAcggtcaaaaatcaattaatttgcCATGCCATATCAATGGAATGAAACACATCTTTAattgatcctctcaacagatccAAAAAAGGCATTTAGCAATTTGAGAGTTAAAATTCCAACTCTTGGTGATAAAAGCACTCAACAAAATGGGGGACAGAAAAGAATTTCctcagggtacctgagtggctccatgagttaagcctctgccttccactcaggtcatgatctcagggtcatgatcaggtcccacatagggctctctgctcagcggggagtctgcttccccaccaccaccaccccccgcctgcctctctgcctcctttctgtctctgtcaaacaaataaataaaatcttcaaaaaaaaaaaaaaaaagaaagaaagaaaagaatttcctcAACCTAATATGATCATCTATGAAACACAGGCAACATTATCCTTAGTGGTGAAAGAAAACATTCCTTCTAAGGTTAAGGTCAGAaccaagacaaggatgcccactcttaccacttcttACCACATTAAACTGGAGGCTCTACCCAGGACAgttaggcgggggggggggggggggggaggcatcAAGATTAAACAGGAAGAAGTATAAAGTTCcctctatttgcaaatgacataattcTTTCTCCAGACCCAGGCCTTTCAATGGACTAGAACGAAAGCTGAATTGGTGATAATATCTTCTTTCTTGCAGGCGAGGAGTTGTCATATGGCTTTGTCCTCAGGCTCCATTTTCCTgccatttctccttcttctgaatAACCACATCTGTGCCTATTTGCAGGTCTCCTTAGTGGCGCTATCACAcagcccaggcgcccccttcagtGACAAGAACGCCACTGCTCTTCTGCTTCCTGGGCAGTGAGGACCCTCAAAGGAATTCAACTGTCCCACAGGCTTGCATTCTTACTGCTGGCTTTGATGCAGGGTTTCAGGACACCATACAGCTGCTGTCAGTGTCCCTAtgctccccccccacacacacacacaacatgtaGAGCCTCGGGGCTTCATTCACCTGCACACCCACCTGGGAACTAACTTGATAAGCACCTTTGCTGCCTGTCTTCCCTTTCTGTCCATGTCCATCAGCCTCCCCAAAACCCCACTGCAACTGGTGTGTCCTTATGTGGCCTCTCAAGTAAACTACTTGCCCTGGACTCCTTCTTCTCCGGTCAGGTTGTGGGGAAGGTAAAACTGTGACAGGATAGTCACAGTGGGTCATCATCAACTTAGTGGAACTTGACCAATGAGCTCACAACATTGCAACGGAACAGGAAATACCAGAGTGCTCTCTGGATTTGTTTCAGTTTGGGACCGTATACTGGGTCATGTAAACTGTATCTCACAGTGGGACGAAGGCAAGAATATTTAGGAAAACTCTGCTCCAAAGACTTCTCATCGTTCCTCAACAATGGCCATGTCCACATATGACCTTGTAAAGAAAAGTGTCACTTTCCCAGAATATCTAAGGAGATGCCAAAAAGGAGTGCTAGGTTTTCTAGAGAGAAGGATGCTTCGTTTTTTATTACCTGAATAAATTTTGTGATTGTATGATTTTCAAAAAAGTTTACAAAGGAATCCTAGGAAAGCCGATGAGACTGACATCACATTGTCGGTGGCATCGTGAACCGCACACTTGGAGTCAGCAATCCCATAAATCCTTGGATTTATactaagaaaaaagaactctAAAGAACTAAAAGACATGTAGAACGACGCACGTTGCAGGGTTGTATGTTCAATaaaaagggacagaatttaaaggTCTGGATAGGAGGGATTTCTAAGGGCACACTCTCAGAAAAAGAGCCTTCGAGGGTAAGTCTGCAGAGCACTTTacagggagatggaggaggaaaTGTCAGTCATTTGTATCAAACACCTCATGCCACTACAGGGGAAATTGCTTCGGGTGCCTCAGCGGCACACCCAGCGGTGCCCTGCTCCCTGGAGAGGTGTGATGGAGATGCACCACAATTTAGAATGAACCCAAGGCGATGAAGCAGCTCTCTCATGAATTCCAGAACTCACACTTGAGCTTGACTTGGCATAAGGGAGCACTGGGGGAGGAGTCAATTAGGAAGTTCCAAAAAAGAGGAGTGCTTGGCAATGGTTTGTCCTCTTAGCCCGGCACCCGAGACCACAGCCGGTCTGTGGCCGACGGGGACACAAATCCCCCCCGTGGCGTTTTAAACACGATTTGTTCTTAAAAGAGTCATCAGCAGTCAGGTGTCCCAGGCCCAAGGAGAATTTAATCGATTAAACACAGGGTCGTCACGAAGTCGTTGTTGTCGTCAAGAAGTATACACATCGGGGCTGGGACAGGCGCCGTCCCCGCGGGCGACCCCGAGGGACTGGGGGCCGGGGCGCGGGGCTGAGCGCAGGGCCCCGGGCGCAGCGGGGGCGGCGCGCCGGGAGGCAGAAGGCGAGCGCAGCCGACGCGAGGCCGAGCGCCCCGGGCCCGCGCGCAAGCCCGCCCCGCCGGCAGGGGCGCGCTGGAGCCGGGCGGTCCCGGGAGGCGCGGCGCGGGCGGGGCGGCCGAGCTCTCACCGCCCCGGGGTGTGGTTCCCGAggccgggccgggcggggcgCCGGGTTTAAAGCGCGGGGCCGCGGGACCGCACTCACTCGCGCTCCCGCCGCCTCCGCACCCAGCCATGGAGCGGCCGCCGCTGAGCGTCCTGCTCGTCGGCGCCGCCggcctgctgctcctgctcctgcccctctcctcttcctcctcttcggACGCCTGCGGCCCCTGCGAGCCGGCCGCCTGCCCGCCCCTGCCCCCGCGGGGCTGTCCGCTGGGCGAGACCCGCGACGCGTGCGGCTGCTGCCCGGTGTGCGCCCGCGGCGAGGGCGAGCCGTGCGGGGGCGGCGGCGCCGGCAGGGGGCACTGCGCGCCGGGCATGGAGTGCGTGAAGAGCCGCAAGAGGCGGAAGGGTAAAGCCGGGGCAGCAGCCGGCGGCCCGGAGGTGAGCGGCGTGTGCGTGTGCAAGAGCCGCTACCCGGTGTGCGGCAGCGACGGCGTCACCTACCCCAGCGGGTGCCAGCTGCGCGCCGCCAGCCTGCGGGCCGAGAGCCGCGGGGAGAAGGCCGTCACCCAGGTCAGCAAGGGCACCTGCGAGCAAGGTGGGCACGAGCGCTTTCCCTTCCGACCCCGCCCGGGCGGCCGCGCGCCCCCTGGCGGATCAGACCCGACAGGGCGTCCGCCGTCGCGGTGCCCCGCGACGACCCAGCGGGCatcccggggggcggggggggagacGGAGGCGAAGGGAGGAGTTGGCGCCGCCGGGAAGCGTGGACGAcgccccctcttctctctccctctctctctccctctggttttATTTTGATAGCTTGTTGCGTGCGCCCAGAAGTGAGGACTGGCGAGTGTATGTACGTTCAGATGGCAAGTCGATTCGCAAAAGCTGCCCCCACTCTTTGGGAAAGCCAGGGATGCCCTCTTCCTCGTCCTTTCTTGGCTTGGGTGGGTAGGTAGAAGTGAagtcagagagggggaaagagttTGACGATGAAGTGCAAAGCAAGGACTTTCAAAGAAGTTATTTATCCTGCGTTTAATTGGATAGGCtgtaagaattttgaaaattggATTTTATGGTTCTTAATATTAGAGTAATTCACTTACTGGAAATTAAAGATTCTCAAACAGTAGTCTAGCTAATTATTTGTGGACAAGAGGTACAAACTCTTGGAAGAATGTTTTTATGTAGTTTATATTATGAACCTGAtgaccattttgttttctttcttgtcccATTTTTGTGTAACTCGTCCCCAGGATGCCCGGTTCAGCAGGAATGCCTTTGAGGTTATGTtagatcatttattttaattccagacaGGTCCAAACTTgccataaatgaaagaggaaaataaataagtgtCTGGACTTGTAAAGGGAAAGAGACCTCAGAGGTTTTAACTCTGTCTGAAATAACATTTTCCGTAGGCAGTAATTTCAAGGGAAAGCTAGAGATCCAACCTTGGCAGTCCCTctcctggccccagccccagccaatgtagagaaagggaaggaggcagtTCTCTTGAAATGACAGAAGCAGTTGCTTCCTTAAGCACAGCCCAGACTTTTCCCCACACTttccaaataattctttttttagagcTTTTCCCAGAAATCCATACTCTGATAGGTCATATGTCACTAATTTCAGAGTTCACTACTGAAAGCCTTAAGTCATGTAACTTACTGTTGACTCCTTAGATTACTGTCACCTTAAACTTAGAAAATCACAACCCAAACTAATTCACAGACTTTTCCAACAGAAACACAGTCATTTGTTCTTTTGGATCTAATTTATCAGTCATTTCCTGAAAAGAGAAATGTGTGcagtttaaaaattcattccaaATACTGCGATTTTTCTTATAAACCTTCCAAGGGGAAATTTTCCCCATAGTCTTTCCAAAGGACTGGTACTTGCTTATCAGAGCGGAAGGTTCACTGGGTGATTGTTTAAGCATTGTTGCTGATTCTGGCtggttttattccttttcctctcctactATGTGCGTCTCTAAATACACAGTGGGATTATAACATCTTGAGACTGAATAATCGTATATAATAGTCCCATCACCTGATGCCAGGTATACCCAGTTTCTCAGCATCTTTTCAGACTGCAAACCCCATGAAGATACGgacctggtttttctttttttctgggaaaatgtTAAGGGAAATAGCATCTAAAACTGGCAACTTTGACATAAATTAGCCTTTTCTTCCCAAACTAAATTTAGAGATATGGGTCTAGTGCCTGGGACCGTTTATTATTACGCCATAGAAAGCAGAAAAGACCGTGAGGTCTACCAGTATACTTTTCTACAGCAGAGATGAATGGGGCCAAAACCAGATCTCCTGATCTATTTCTCCTGATGTGACAGGCAAACCTGACAGTGCTGTTTCTTTCTGTGCCATTTAGTCCAAGGACTCTGCAAAGACTACGAGATGCGTTTTCTAGATTCCTCCAGCCATTTCTGCCCCGAGGAGAAACTTGAGTTAGGCTTCCTCGAGTATTGAGAGGAAGGGGGTGTTCCTGTTCATCCCGTTTACCGGCATTTCTGGAGCATCTAGTACACGTCAGCACTGTGCTGACGCAAGTGTTCTCCAGCCACGGATGCACAAACAGATCTGGTCTTGATGAGTGAGAAGCTATCCCTACGAGTCACAATCTCGCCTCCTTGAGTGCTTTCCTTGGAGCCCTGGAGACCCTACCAATTGTCCCCTTCTTTTCTGAGATCACCACCTACCTACGGTCTGGGGAAAGATCTTGGTCTGCTTGTTTTCTGTGCCTGTGATGAGAGGCAAAGCCGTCATCTTGAAATATGTCCAAATGGTAATGAGCTAATCATCTCAAACCTTGGAACTGCCGTCATGAATTTAGAACCATTAGATCTGATTGAGGTCCCTGGTGTCCTGAGCAAGTGGAAGAGAGGATTTGACAATTCAGTTTGATAAAAAGTTCTAGAGGTGCTGAGGTCTACAACGAAATCACTCAGTTGGAAGAGAACAGGGCGCTCCTTTATTCTGGTTCTTGGTTGACACCTTTTGTTCGTGATGCTTTAAATCCGAGCTTCTTGGTGATTGCATTGCAGCCACTTTGGGTCTCTGTGTTGAGTACATGGGGACCCAAGTTCAAACTACCTCTTGACCATAATGGTATTATTttggcctcttctctcccaccccctcatgCTCCAGGCACAGAATGTTGCAGTTTGCTGTTTGTAATCACACCCTCACTATTTCCCACCCTTTGAATTCCAGGCTCCAGGATCAGCCCCTGTCCCTTTCTCCATGAAGCAACCTACCCCACTGCGCTCCACCTACCCCACACCCCCAGGATGATGTCCTTGTCTTCCTTCGGTTCTCTGGAAGCATCCAGCCATTTTCCAACCATATTTATTGCACAGATACTATGTATATATAAGCAAGAGGCGTTCTACCAGAATACTAAGACACTGAGCTCTAGAGCCGGACTCTCGGGTGCGCATCTTAACCCCGTCACTTACCCTCGGGCAAGTTACTTGACCACTTGGGACTGGGCTTCCTCAACGgtaataaaaaggattataatcGGACCTGTCTCAGAGTCGCCGTTGACATTCAGGGTTGTGGCGATTATCCACAGAAAGCACTCAATAGATACGCGTTGTCATTATGAAACTAGAAAGTACGCTCTGCGAGGAAAGGGGGTTTTCGCTTCCTGATCTGTGCCTCCATCCCTGCCTGGCACTAGTAGATGCTTTAAACATGCGCTGAATGAATTTTGAGTGTGCCAGGTGTTCTAGTCTCAGGGCGAGCAGCCTCGAATAAAATAAACAGGATCCCTCTCTCATGGCTTTTACTGGAAGCTTTAGACGGAAACAGCACATTTAACAGCGTGTGCCCTGAGAATGTACAACAGGGAAATGGGGTGGAGGCTGGGGATGGAGCCGTGTGAATGAGGCCGGGCCAAGCCCCGCAGAGGATCGTGGGATGATTTCGGCCAAAGGACCAGAATTCCCGAGGGAAAAACCAGCTCTGCGGGTTCGTAGAGCACTCCCCATTGTCCCCACAGGGCTCTGGGAATGTCTGTCCTCCCCACTAGACCAGGAGCATCCTGAAAGAGGGAGTCCATCTTAGAATTATTTATAAACACAGTGGCTGGCGATTAGTTGGACACTTGGTAAATACATATTGGTTAAACAAAAGAATCCATGGAAGAAAGAGCCTTCCCACTTGGAAATGCAGGTTATGGACCCTGCTGCCTGTCTGTCTCTTTTCTCCGTGTATGTTCTGCCTTCCTGAAGTCTAGGCCAAGGAATACATCTGACCCTTGACTCCTCTTCCCTTCTAATGCTGTCCTGAGCTCTAACATTAGGGGGTCAGCTTCCCCCCCGAAATCCCAACATTTCTCCATCCCCTTTATGGTAAGAATTAGGCTCAGAGCTGCAGAAACGGTTGTGTTAATGGAAGAAGCTTCagtaaaagatttttgttttcagaaactcATTTCATTTGATGGGTTTTAAACATTGGCTCTTTGAAAAGCTCATTTAGTTAGCAACCTAA
It encodes:
- the IGFBP7 gene encoding insulin-like growth factor-binding protein 7, producing MERPPLSVLLVGAAGLLLLLLPLSSSSSSDACGPCEPAACPPLPPRGCPLGETRDACGCCPVCARGEGEPCGGGGAGRGHCAPGMECVKSRKRRKGKAGAAAGGPEVSGVCVCKSRYPVCGSDGVTYPSGCQLRAASLRAESRGEKAVTQVSKGTCEQGPSIVTPPKDIRNVTGAQVYLSCEVIGIPTPVLIWNKVKRGNHGVQRTELLPGDRDNLAIQTRGGPEKHEVTGWVLVSPLSKEDAGEYECHASNSQGEASASAKITVLDAIH